The genome window GGGTGTACCTCGAGATGATGAAGGTATTTAACGTGGGCAACCTAAAACTCCTCCAACCTTCATAAATTCTTCTGAAATCAATGGAAACTGCGGCTTATTTATCTGTATCGAAACCAGTGTTTGGTTCAATCAAGTCCCAACGATTGCCGTAGTTATCGACTGCGACACAAACTTTTCCAAAATCCTCATATCTAATCGGACCTTCCATCTTGATACCTCGGCTGATCAGATGCTGAACCTGCTTTTGTAAATCAGAGACATGCATAAATAGAAAAACCCTTCCACCTGCTTGTTGGCCAATGACTGCTCTTTGGATAGAATCCTTGGCTTGTGCCAATAATAGGCAACATGAACTCCCCAGAGGGGCAACTTTGACCCAACGCTTCCCTCCATCCATGAGGCTATCTTCTAAGACTTCAAAGCCCCAATCTTTTGTGTAGTGCTCGATTGCAGAGTCATAGTCCTCCACAACTAGAGAGACCATGAA of SAR324 cluster bacterium contains these proteins:
- a CDS encoding VOC family protein, translating into MANSTSMQIFMVSLVVEDYDSAIEHYTKDWGFEVLEDSLMDGGKRWVKVAPLGSSCCLLLAQAKDSIQRAVIGQQAGGRVFLFMHVSDLQKQVQHLISRGIKMEGPIRYEDFGKVCVAVDNYGNRWDLIEPNTGFDTDK